A window of the Alternaria dauci strain A2016 chromosome 3, whole genome shotgun sequence genome harbors these coding sequences:
- a CDS encoding mitochondrial 37S ribosomal protein mS47 , translating into MPLRAKITNPAWMSGSRKYATPTADLLKAQQDDDPDDVIFTNNYGVRSIELNRPKKLNSLNGSMARKIIPRLQEWAKSELAGVVIIKGNGRAFCAGGDVAALAKWNKEGAKGQQMSSDYFGLEYKLDHLIATYTKPYVAFMDGITMGGGVGLSIHAPFRIATENTLFAMPETTIGFFPDVGASFFLPRMEGSLGTYLALTSEQLKGVDAFYHGIATHYIHSSTLQQLEARLAELQFPDYMQLNERFKIINATIEEFSTGLPAERPHISGELRKVIDTVFHDDQPGIDDIMASLEQVKTGHSDPEIQKWADKTIQTINSRSPISVSVALRQMRIGRQWSIAQTFQKEYDISSRFMAHPDFVEGVTARLVERKKERPNWQPNTLQDVKTRDVDAFFAGSDGAPLPLISDADYKEYPHAWIGLPKEGEILREASGQKKEDVVAKLLEKYEGKQGVREKITEVLERYA; encoded by the exons ATGCCATTGCGCGCAAAGATCACAAATCCAGCCTGGATGAGCGGGTCGAGGAAG TACGCCACACCCACCGCAGACCTCCTCAAAGCGCAGCAGGACGACGACCCCGATGATGTCATCTTCACCAACAACTACGGCGTACGCAGCATCGAGCTCAACCGGCCGAAGAAGCTGAACTCGCTCAATGGCTCCATGGCCCGCAAGATTATACCGAGGCTACAGGAGTGGGCCAAGTCAGAGCTGGCAGGCGTTGTCATAATCAAAGGCAACGGTCGCGCCTTCTGTGCGGGAGGAGACGTCGCCGCGCTAGCAAAATGGAACAAGGAAGGAGCAAAGGGACAGCAGATGAGCTCAGACTACTTTGGACTGGAATACAAGCTGGACCACCTCATCGCAACATACACAAAGCCCTATGTCGCCTTCATGGACGGCATCACAATGGGCGGCGGTGTTGGGCTCTCGATACACGCTCCCTTCCGCATCGCGACCGAGAACACCCTCTTCGCCATGCCCGAAACGACCATCGGCTTCTTCCCAGATGTCGGCGCATCCTTTTTCCTTCCTCGAATGGAAGGCTCTCTCGGCACGTACCTCGCCCTTACATCCGAACAGCTCAAGGGCGTAGACGCTTTCTACCACGGCATCGCAACACACTACATCCACTCCTCCACCCTCCAGCAACTCGAGGCCCGTCTCGCCGAACTACAATTCCCCGACTACATGCAGCTCAACGAGCGCTTCAAGATCATCAACGCCACCATCGAAGAGTTCAGCACTGGTCTGCCCGCCGAGCGACCGCACATCTCGGGCGAACTGCGCAAGGTCATCGACACCGTCTTCCATGACGACCAGCCAGGTATCGACGACATTATGGCATCACTCGAGCAGGTCAAGACTGGCCACAGCGACCCGGAAATCCAGAAGTGGGCCGACAAGACCATTCAAACTATCAACAGCCGGTCACCTATCTCCGTCTCTGTAGCCCTCCGTCAAATGCGCATCGGCCGCCAATGGTCCATCGCGCAAACATTCCAGAAGGAATACGACATCTCCTCCCGCTTCATGGCTCACCCAGACTTCGTCGAGGGCGTAACAGCACGTCTGGTAGAGCGCAAGAAGGAGCGTCCCAACTGGCAACCCAACACCCTGCAAGACGTAAAGACACGGGACGTGGATGCCTTCTTTGCCGGAAGTGACGGGGCACCGTTGCCTTTGATTAGCGACGCAGACTACAAAGAGTACCCGCATGCATGGATTGGGCTGCCAAAGGAGGGAGAGATTCTGAGAGAAGCTAGTGGACAAAAGAAAGAGGATGTTGTTGCCAAGCTTTTGGAAAAGTACGAGGGAAAGCAGGGCGTAAGGGAAAAGATTACTGAAGTACTCGAGAGGTATGCATAG